Proteins encoded by one window of Salmonirosea aquatica:
- a CDS encoding FG-GAP repeat domain-containing protein produces MKQLILFLAAVPVYAQSPTFKAEVIDPKISIGYGLATGDVDGDGQLDILMADQKEIVWYENPGGPNESWKRHVIAANLTERDNVCIAARDIDGDGKVEVAVGAQWNPGETKNVKESGAVFYLVPPADRKSSWEPVKLHHEVTIHRMHWVQDTEGKYQLIVLPLHGLDNDKGEGAGVNMIVFDVPENKKGLWAYQLVDTGMHMTHNMEPMEVRGAFLGMAVAGKEGVQVFLDGADGWAPSGNWMVLKNGVGEIRTGKLKNNMLFTTTIEPMHGNSLVVYTKDDRTILTDRMNQGHALVTADFLGLGRDQIAMGWREKNAAEQVGVRLYVGTDDSGAKWQEYALDQKVDMAAEDLKAADLDGDGDLDLVASGRATHNVVIYWNQRF; encoded by the coding sequence ATGAAACAGTTAATACTTTTTCTAGCCGCTGTCCCGGTATACGCCCAAAGCCCTACCTTCAAGGCCGAGGTCATCGACCCTAAAATCAGTATTGGGTACGGTCTCGCGACGGGCGACGTAGATGGCGATGGCCAACTGGACATCCTAATGGCCGATCAGAAGGAAATCGTGTGGTATGAGAATCCCGGCGGCCCGAATGAATCGTGGAAACGGCACGTCATCGCCGCCAACCTCACCGAACGTGATAATGTGTGCATCGCCGCCCGCGACATCGACGGTGATGGGAAGGTAGAGGTAGCCGTAGGGGCGCAGTGGAATCCTGGTGAAACCAAAAATGTGAAAGAGTCAGGCGCGGTATTTTACCTCGTGCCGCCCGCCGATCGCAAGTCGAGCTGGGAGCCCGTAAAGCTACACCACGAAGTCACCATTCACCGGATGCACTGGGTGCAAGATACCGAGGGCAAGTACCAGTTGATAGTACTACCCCTGCATGGATTGGACAACGATAAGGGCGAAGGCGCCGGGGTAAATATGATCGTTTTCGATGTACCTGAAAATAAAAAGGGCTTGTGGGCCTACCAATTGGTGGATACTGGTATGCACATGACCCACAATATGGAACCTATGGAAGTCAGGGGAGCCTTCCTGGGCATGGCCGTGGCGGGAAAAGAGGGCGTACAGGTCTTTCTGGACGGAGCCGACGGCTGGGCCCCATCGGGCAACTGGATGGTACTTAAAAATGGGGTGGGCGAAATTAGGACCGGAAAGCTTAAAAACAATATGCTTTTCACCACCACCATCGAACCCATGCACGGCAATAGTCTGGTGGTGTATACCAAAGACGACCGTACCATACTGACCGACCGGATGAATCAGGGCCATGCCCTGGTAACGGCCGACTTCCTGGGCTTGGGCCGCGACCAGATCGCGATGGGCTGGCGCGAAAAAAACGCCGCCGAGCAGGTGGGTGTCCGCCTGTACGTAGGTACCGACGATTCAGGGGCCAAATGGCAGGAGTACGCCCTGGACCAGAAAGTAGATATGGCCGCTGAGGATCTTAAAGCCGCCGATCTGGATGGAGACGGTGACCTGGATCTGGTGGCTTCGGGGCGTGCCACCCACAATGTGGTGATTTACTGGAATCAGCGCTTCTAG